A region from the Geobacter benzoatilyticus genome encodes:
- a CDS encoding heavy metal response regulator transcription factor → MRILIIEDEKKAAAYLQKGFSENGFTADTAESGEDGLHLARTEDYDLIILDIMLPGRDGWSVLEELRADGNDVPVIYLSARDAVHDRVRGLELGADDYLVKPFAFSELLARARTILRRGPARQPELLRADDLEMDLVSHKARRGGVPLELTAKEFLLLSLLLRRKGEVLSRTLIAEQVWGINFDSDTNIVDVAIRRLRRKVDDPYERKLIHTVRGAGYVLE, encoded by the coding sequence ATGCGCATCCTGATCATCGAAGACGAAAAAAAAGCCGCCGCGTATCTTCAGAAAGGTTTCTCCGAGAACGGCTTCACGGCGGATACGGCCGAAAGCGGCGAGGACGGGCTCCATCTGGCCCGCACCGAGGACTATGACCTGATCATCCTAGACATCATGCTGCCGGGCCGCGACGGCTGGTCGGTGCTGGAAGAGCTGCGCGCCGACGGGAACGACGTGCCGGTTATCTACCTGTCGGCCCGCGACGCGGTCCATGACCGGGTGCGGGGACTCGAACTTGGAGCGGACGACTACCTGGTGAAACCTTTTGCCTTCTCGGAGCTGCTGGCCAGGGCACGGACCATCCTGCGCCGAGGCCCAGCGCGCCAGCCGGAGCTATTGCGGGCGGACGATCTGGAGATGGACCTCGTGAGCCACAAAGCCCGGCGGGGAGGCGTACCCCTTGAGCTCACAGCAAAGGAATTCCTGCTGCTTTCGCTCCTGCTGCGCCGCAAGGGAGAGGTCCTCTCCCGGACTCTAATCGCCGAGCAGGTCTGGGGAATCAATTTCGACAGCGACACCAACATCGTCGACGTGGCTATCCGGCGCCTGCGGCGCAAGGTTGATGACCCTTACGAGCGCAAACTGATCCACACCGTGCGCGGAGCAGGCTATGTCCTTGAATAA